Within the Rhodopirellula bahusiensis genome, the region CACCGTGGGTCGAACAATGCTGATGATCTGCAGCAGCGGAACCGCGGTCACGGTGACGCCACGTCAAACCGGTCACACTGGGTGACTATCATCTTGCCAATACAAGCTTCTGAGCTTGTATGCCGCCGACTCCAGCCAATTCCAAAAACGAAAGCTGTTCGTTGATTCGCCTACTTTTGAGCCCATCGCCACGGTTCCTCTGCGTTGTTGTTCTCTGCTTTGTTGCGGGCGGTCCCAGATGGGTTCTGGCCGACAACTACGAACTAGCATTTTCTACTTTTCTAGGTGGTAGCGATTGGGAACACGCTCGAGACGTTTGTGCGGACTCCGAAGGCAACGTTTACATCGTGGGTGGAACCGTTTCGACCGATTTCCCAACCACGGAGGGTACATTTCTGCGAGTTCACGATCGCTCGGGAGCGCGAATTGATAGTGCTGGTCACTGCGATGCGTTTGTTTGCAAATTCGATCGAGACGGGGCATTGGTTTGGTCAACGTTGCTCGGCGGACCGAACTATGACCGTGCTTACGCGGTCGAGGTCGACTCAGAAGGCAGCGTCTTCATCGCCGGCAGAGCGGGTCCAGAATTCCCGGTGACGGAAGATGCTTTTCAGACAGAGTTCCAGGGATCCAAGCAAAGCATCTATGGGATGCAGAACGGCTTCATCACCAAACTCAGTCCCGATGGATCGACGTTGCAGTGGAGTTCCTATGTCGGTGCCAATCAACTGTGCCGCGATCTTGCCATCGACGAGGAAGGGTCGGTGTACCTACCGCTTTGCTACACCGGAGTCGGTCCGACACCGCCAAGTGAATGGTTCGCGAATGCATATCGGAAGCAACCGATCGGCGGTGCGGACGTCGGCGCGATCAAGGTCAGCGGCGACGGCAAGAACGTGATTTGGGCGACTTGGATGGGCGGTTCGGGCGACGAGGTTGGCAACTGTGGATTGCGACTTGACCGGGATTCAAACGTTTTCCTTAACTTCACCACCAATTCGACGGACGTCCCGACGACATCGCAAGCTCGCCAACGCACCTACGGTGGTGGGGCCGATTCCTTCATCGCCAAGCTCAGCCCGAACGGCGAAAACCTTTTGTACG harbors:
- a CDS encoding SBBP repeat-containing protein; translated protein: MIRLLLSPSPRFLCVVVLCFVAGGPRWVLADNYELAFSTFLGGSDWEHARDVCADSEGNVYIVGGTVSTDFPTTEGTFLRVHDRSGARIDSAGHCDAFVCKFDRDGALVWSTLLGGPNYDRAYAVEVDSEGSVFIAGRAGPEFPVTEDAFQTEFQGSKQSIYGMQNGFITKLSPDGSTLQWSSYVGANQLCRDLAIDEEGSVYLPLCYTGVGPTPPSEWFANAYRKQPIGGADVGAIKVSGDGKNVIWATWMGGSGDEVGNCGLRLDRDSNVFLNFTTNSTDVPTTSQARQRTYGGGADSFIAKLSPNGENLLYGTYFGSTGNEEGNSTHSMAVDSRGNAYLAVSTTSKDLPVTEGVVQSKFAGGDRDMVIAKFSTQGALLQCTYLGGTDNEGPDGVYADERGNVFFTGNVKSADFPVTDDALQPVQSNPSDAIAVVLSDDFSHLEFSSYLGGESYDDGRSCFLDEAGNLYITGSTNGPGWPMKSAHQATFAGGGGGKELCYKGGCFAGDVILAKIAFTK